The following proteins come from a genomic window of Rhinoderma darwinii isolate aRhiDar2 chromosome 2 unlocalized genomic scaffold, aRhiDar2.hap1 SUPER_2_unloc_56, whole genome shotgun sequence:
- the LOC142680047 gene encoding phosphatidylinositol polyphosphate 5-phosphatase type IV-like → MADEKSSDLSHSKYCDITSKNTKKSAFSLLTRLRSKNIRKRSYLHGNFGSSAVIGARELDRYFPDRRLRLYVATWNMEGKDYPQNVENLLLSSDDTKDIYVIGVQEGCPNRREWEIKLQETLGPHYVLYHSSGLGVLYLTIFVRRELIWFCSEVEHTHVTTRLFHHVKTKGALGVAFTVFGTSFLFINSHLRFGQSRRGSRTIKPSLRVSVCTSRFDRVFWFGDLNFQLKEDRKNVESLLQKIEGKDMSSLLKHDHLNEAKNNGSIFLGFKEHTIDFLPTYKFDIGTDTYDTSAKQRLPSYTDRVLFKSQCEGDVRVLRYDSCPVLKTSDHRPVFGIFEVKIRPGSDDIPLAGGRFDRKIYVTGIRRKGQKK, encoded by the exons atggcagatgaaaaatccagcgatcttagtcacagcaaatattgtgacattacgtcaaagaacaccaagaagagcgcattcagcctgctgacccgcctgcgctccaaaaatatccgtaaaaggt catatcttcacggaaactttggcagcagcgctgtgatcggcgctagagaactggatcgctatttcccagatagacggttgagactatatgttgccacctggaatatggagggaaag gattacccgcaaaatgtggagaATCTGCTGTTAtcatcagatgatacgaaagacatttatgttattggcgttcaggaaggatgtccaaacag acgggaatgggagataaagttacaggagacccttggaccacactatgtattataccactcctccgggctcggagtcctgtatctcaccatctttgttcgacgggaactaatctggttctgctcag aggtagagcacacccatgtaacaaccaggctattccaccatgtgaaaactaaaggagccttgggtgttgccttcaccgtctttggaacatctttcctttttattaattcacatctgagat ttgggcaGTCaagaagaggatccaggactataaaaccatcactgagggtctccgtctgc accagccgctttgatcgggtgttttggtttggagacctcaattttcaacttaaagaggacagaaaaaatgtggaatctcttctgcagaagatcgaaggaaaagatatgtccagtctcctcaaacacgaccatctgaatgaagccaagaacaatg ggtccatatttctagggttcaaggagcacaccattgatttccttcctacatataagtttgacattggcacagacacctatgatacatcagcaaagcagagacttccatcatatacg gacagggtgttgtttaaaagccaatgtgagggagatgtgcgagtcctgagatacgactcttgccctgttttgaagacctcagaccaccgacctgtttttggcatctttgaagtaaagatcaggcctggttcagatga catccccttggctggtggacgctttgatcgtaaaatctatgtaacgggcattaggaggaaaggacaaaaaaagtag